In the Salvia splendens isolate huo1 chromosome 16, SspV2, whole genome shotgun sequence genome, ATATTGTATGGGGCAGCAGACAAATTTAATTGGCTTATGGTGGCACAGATTTTGATAGCTTTAATTTCCAATATTTCAAGATTTGCGCgtcatattatgatttttgtaAGCTTCTTAAATCAGATTATATATTTCCTCATATCACGATTTATGATTTAAATTCTTATCatcaaattaaatttagtaaaatttgtaatatttcttttcaaaaattatactagtagtatattaaAAAACTCAAAACTAAGCGATTTTCAAGATTAAAATAGACGAAGAGATTTTAATGCCATGTTTGAGATTCTTGTGCTGTGGCCCAATtaatttttcttgatttgttttctgAAAAACCCAGAGTTTTTACAAGTTTTCAAAGAACATTTGGTCCAGATATTTTGTGGCAAAATCCGAAGATCTCGACCAAATAGATAACTAATAAATTACTATAGTATTAATGTGCttcaattattaaattaaatcaataaatatatacatatacatgtTGCGattgaatttcaataaattttccCAGTCACCGagcattttatttatgttaTCAGTCAGGCATATGCAATTGGCTGGCTGGATAATTTCCAcacatataaatatttaattttcactATTTGGGTACATAAATGAATAAACATCAAGTGCATTATTGATTAACTAAATACTAAACATTTTcccaaagaaaaataaatcacattGAATTCATTTCTGCTATTTTTATTCCATGCTGATTTAGAGCACATATACAATAGTTTATGTTCTATTCTAAATTTTTAACTTAATTTACTTATAAAATGTCATGAGTTCTGGAAAATAGGTATTTTTTTACTCAAATTTGCAATTTCAATGACTTTTAAAGTGTTAAATTACATTGCCATCTTTTAGTTTGTAGTTGCAacgttttaaaatatttttttaaaattgcaaGCCGGCCACGATTTAAATTTTAgtagaatttatatttttttatttttaaagaaagGCGTGGGAGTAGGAGGCCTTTATAAACATGTGTAGAACATGTAAGAATCTAACCATAAGATCTTCAACAACCTCAACTCAACTTCAAGAATCTAAATCTTagcaaaaatcaaagaaatttaattttgagtGTACAGATACAGATGCAAAATCTGAATGTAACTAAGAAAAGATTGTAATTCTGATTCATGCAATCTCTTGAGGTGATATTTTTGCATGTGAATGTGGGCTGTAAGATTTTACAGTGTTTGTcattcttgattttattttgattttgaccAATCTCAACTGATTTTCATCTTAAGACAACCTAAATCTCTATAGATTCACTTGTTCTTAACAATATCTCTTCAAACTGAAGAATCTgctgtttatttaatttttttgtgtcTATGTTTTATGTATGTAAGTGAAACCAGAATCTTAAGATAGTACAGCTGTAGTTATGCTATTCCTAtactcacattttttttatttcgaactgttattttttaattcataaCTTTGATATTATTGTGTGTGTGCTCCTTGAGATTGTGAGGAGTTATCTTGTTTAAGTTTCGTTCTCATTTTTTATTCTTGTAATTATATATACTCACTAGCTATGCGTTACTAAAATACCAATTATTTTAAAACAGGTGAACTAACAAGTACTCCACTAtaaattatactatacaatTCAAATGTTTACTTAAGATTATTGGATTCAAGCTTCAATTTTGAAATCATTGTAGAAATGTAGCATGAAGCAACTCATAGCTACATAATCCTACGAGGAATGTAGGTGTAATGTAACTTAACCATTCCTTAAATGGTCTTAAAAAAGTTTTGGTGGTAACTGAAGTATTATTGTGACATTCTTTCCAATTTgcatatattaaaaatttagtaaatagtTATATGGATTAATGAATACATCATGGTGATTAATATGATTACAAAAGATAAAGGAAATATCACATATACATGACAACAATTAAATGTTACACTGATAATCCATGATACACTTTAATTTGGAGGAACATTCCTTGCAGTGCAAAATGGATTCAAGATTTCCTCTTTTATTTTGGTTGTGATGAAATGTACCTTAAGTCTTAAATCTTGAGAGTTGAGTAGTTTGTGTTGGAACAAAGCAACCACCTTAATCTTTTACTTAAACAAATACTCCATTTAGGTTGCTTCTTTTTTCTCCAATTAGTTGACTTTACAAACTTGGATTTTTGtttctaaataaaaataaaacgaaTTTTTAGGGTCCAAATATGCAGTAATAATGCAAACATTTTACTTGTACTTCATTTCAAAATATACACATAGTAACGTTGTTTTAGGAGTTTATTGGATCTAATGcctaaaaaaaattcatttatcaATTGATcacttcaaattttattttgtagtatGAACGATGAgaaatacatattttatttagataaataataaattatttcatAGATCACCTCATAATTAGTGGACTTGACTCAATAATAAACTTCTAGTCCGAATCTATACCTTATACGTGGGCTTCCACAcacataatttttttcaaaGCCCAAAACCTACCCCGAATCTGTGGCCTTGATCAGCTTAATTGGGCTTTTAATCGTGGTTTACTATGCTTTATTTTTCTAAAGCCCAATAAACACgtattttgtgttttatttttcatcacaattcaattaaaatatttttgctaAAAACTTATTTTTAGTAGGCAATTGTAGAATATTTTATGATAATTAGattacttttaaaatttgagGCAAGTACTAAAAAGCTACCTAGAAAGCCTTTGTGATAAttagattatttttaaaattcgaggCAAGTATTAAAAACCACCTAGAAAGTCACATTGATTTAATTATACGATAAATATCATAAAAAGCCATGTAAGCTAGTCAAATATGACTATTGACCAGCTGCCGCTGGTCGCTACTCCAGGTACGACGACGCCTATCCTTTTTTTGGCGGGAAAATTGAAATTTCGACTGATTTCGGCGggattttttttgattttgtgaGAAATTCAGTGGAAATCGGGGGTAGTATTAGACAGAGGATTTCTCTGAAGACTCAATACTGTAGATTTCATTATTAAGAGCTTGACGTGTGTGTATGGTTTCAGCTTGTGAGAAGAACGATCGAAATAATAATGCGTGAATCTCGTCAGGCCTCTTCAAATCTCATATGCGTCAGTCATGATAAAGTGAGTGTTTTCTTAAGCTAATTTGTGCTCAAACAAATAGCGGTTGCTGATGGTGACGATGACGATGACATAGATTTTTCAATTTCTGCTCTTGGAATCTAGTGGTGAAAATTTTCTTCTGGATTTTATGCTTCAATTTAGTACATTAATTTTGATTACTGTCTCTTCTCAAACATTGCTATctcataaataattatatttagatCTCGTTATTTTGTAAGTAAAATAGATCGAAATGAATGTTGAATAATGTAAGATAGACAAATTTGATTATGCTTTTCCTCTTTATCTTTGATCAGGACACGAGGTTAAGAGGCAAAGGGTTAAGAGACTTGTATAACAGTATAAGGTATGTATCAAATGTCCCCTGTTTGATATTTGGCTTTACTGTAGGCCTGATGTATTTCCACTTCTTTAGGTAAATGAACAGGCTAATCGGAAGGGGGATGTATTCTTTCAAAGGTGCTGGTTTTCGTCCCAGATACGACGTGGAAAGGAATGATGTCACTTGGTTGGGGTTGCGCGCTTACAGACGGGTGCTGCTGAAGAAGAACTCGAAGCACAAGAGtctgcttttttttttcttggggCCAAGTTGAAGGCTTATGGTGGTATGAAGAACATGTCAGGTGAGCTCATATATGCTGTTGATGATGCGCATTCTGTTGTGCTCTGGAGCATCAGATATTGATTTTGTAATATGCATCAATGTGCAGTTGGGCATGGGAAGACGTCTTCTTTTGTACTACATGTTTTTGGCATAGGATGGATGGCCTCTTCTTTTGCATGTTTTTGGCATGGGATAACATCAACTCTCTCTATCCACCATTTAAATAATCATTTTGCCAATTTGAATGGTTAAGGACCAATTGTTAGTGATGCTCTAAGGACTCATGTGGATCCACCAATGAGAATAATTAAATGATACATCcttcatccataaaaaatagttccATTTGTaaatgacacaagttttaatgagaaatttgtTAGGAGAGAAAttgaaaaagtaggtaaagtactagagataaagaaaaaatggataaagtatgagcaatgaattatttatttttaggaaTTGGATTAATTTTTGTATGCATCCCAAAATGACAAgatgaaactattttttgtggacgaatggagtatgatAGATGATTAATTATAGCACAAACAATTGAAAAATACATActctgtattttatttttattctatcCCAAGTTACGtgagtcatatttcattttgggttgtcctaaATTATTTgagtcatttatatttttttttgctaaaaacaaaatatctagTATAACCTACTATAtaccttcttttattttattctatcatctactttattcaccGAAAAAATGCCCAAGTAACGTGGGACAGATTGAGTATTACATAGGAGTAAATAGAGAAAAAGGTATGGTCGTCGGCGGCGTGCTCGATGATCTAAGGTTCCATTGTGGGAGAAGTCTCCTCGAGCATAGAGAGGTTGCGCGATTAGGTTTTCTCGAGGGTAGTAGAACAATAAAGGAATAATTAAAGAGATTTGTTATTTCATGAATGAAAATTAGTATTAACATGTTCTCAATGAAAGCATAGATGGTAAGAGTCGCCTACTCTTAACAAAGCAATAACCTGTCCGTCAACGAACGAAACACAAGAATCCGGCGCCCTAGCAGAAGGGTAGGTGGCCACACGCAATTCTGGCGCGGAGAAGTTCTCCGTCGGCAGTATATCAGGGTTGAGATGTGTTATCCAAGTAATTTGGAcaaataattcttcattaattgaGAACGGAATTAATGAATAGCCGTATTTATATAtctaggaccctagggttggttcgacctaatattatacatcgggaaagaaccaaccaAGAAAACCCGACAGGAGCTTACAAAACGCTTGACTCAAATaagtttaataattaaaataaaaaaaatgcaaaattacaataattaaactGACTAATTAAAACACCATGCTCCTGGCCGGGTCGTCTACTTGGAGACGAAGTCTTGGTAGCTATCCGGCTGCTTGAGTTGCTCTCTTGGTCTCAACGTTCCAGGGTGGTTTGGCGACAAGGCCTTTGATTATTCTCTTTGGGCTGGGTTGCCTGTTGGTGGCTTCTCGCTCTCGGGCAGTTCTGTTGTCTGTTGACTCCGTTGCAAATGTTGCTCTCGAACCCTTAACATCCTTTtccttaaaaaaaacattactgTATTTTTAGATAATATTCTTAATCACAAAACCCGTTTTGACCTGCAAATAGGCGATTGATATTTGATAAAACCTATCATTATCAAAGTAGCCAAATGAAatggaattcaattttaaaagtCGACTCGAGCAATTCATCAAACATCTGAGAGTTTAGCGTTTCGGAATCAAACAGAATATTTCATCAAAGTTAATAGATTAACCCTCAACAATctgaaagaaaaaatatatcatCAAAGTTAATAGATTAACCCTCAACAATctgaaagaaaaaatatactactcctttCGTCCCTACTAAATTTGGTAGCCGTTGAAccgacacaaattttaagaaatataataaaaagtgagttaaaaaaagCTAGGGACAcgtgagtcctatttttatttattagttttataataaaatatgagcgGAAATGAGACAGTGTAACGTGGAGTCCACtcctaaaaataataaatttttaaggacggacagaaaatagaaataagtgacaaattttaaaggacggaaggagtacataGTCGAAATAGACCACCAAAGTTAAGATTAACACTCAACAATTTCAAAGAAAAAATATGCATAGTCGAAATCGACCACTCTCAATAATATAGAAGGTAAATGCCAGACTTAAAACAACATGCATATTTTGTGTTTTCCGCTTCAAAAACTGTATATCTATCACAACTGTTCAGATTTCGAAAAATGAGATCAAGAAAATTGATCCGAATAAGTTTACGGTTAAAATAATATGCAGTCACAGAAACGAAAAGAGAAAGACTTTAACAGAAAAGAACTTACAAGATGGCATCATCCGAAGTAACTTCAAAATTGGGACTTGCCAACTTCTTCAGCGCTTCATCTTCCGCCGAAACTCTAACGTCTACATGAAGATCTGCTTGGTCTCCTTGTAAATCCTCTTGCTCCTCTAATATCTGTTTAGCTGACAACACAGCTGATTCACTGCAATATCTCAATCTAATTGATTTGAGTGTTGGTATTTCTCCAATTTCTGAAGGGATCTCCTTCAATTTGTTAAATTTTTCAAGATGAAGCTCCTGAAGATGTGGAAAGCTCTCTAACACTGTCCAGTTTTCCAGACCATTACAGTTGGTCAATGTTAGTGACTTGAGGCTGGGGAATTGGTCTTCAATTGTTCCCCACTTGCCTGTTCTGAAGCGACCATGCTTTAATCCGAGCTTCTGTAGAAGTGGTAAGGAACCTATTGCTGGTAGTATGTCTTCCAACTCAAAATCAAGTGGCAGAAGGAGAAACAACTTCGTAAGGGAGGGTGGGAAGCTCATCTTCAGCTGAAACTTTCCATTACAGTGAAAGGAGACTCTCAGATCCAAGGATTCCAGTTTACTAAGACATTGAAGATAGCTGAGATAGTTAACTCTCTCAAGCAGCTCCGGATTAttcttcaatttcaatttcttgATATTGGGAATTCTTTTAACATCTTCACTTAAACTGAAATATTCCAGTCCTTTGAGCACCTCTAGATTCTCCATGATAATAATATCATTGTCGATGCTCACAGGATCTGGGAGATGCAATTTCCAGTGTGGGAAGTTGACATGCCTAAGCTTATGCATTTTCCAAATTTCAATTGGTGCAATAAAATCATCCCAACACCGAATAATTAGTGTATGTAGATTCCAAAGCAGATTGATTGAGGGAATCACGTACTTCAAATCAATTTCAAAAGCAAGGTATCGTGTATTCACCAAGTGAAATACATGTTCAGAGGAACACCTGCATAGTGCATATGGGGAATCATGTGCATTTAGTGTTGTCCTCAGAAATCTAGAATTTGGCAATTCTTGAAATTCAAGTGTACGGCATACATAAGACCGAGCATGTGACATAGAGTCCAAGGCATCACAGATTTTTTCCTTTGAAGTGCTTCCTGGATTAACAATGCGGTGTTGGCTAATTACTCCTTGAGGACTTTGTTCtctcaaaacataaaaaaacctCTGTTTTTGAGCTTCTTTCATGGATAGATCTCTTAATAAATCATGAATCTTGCAGAATTTTACATTTCCATACAAACCCACCTTTTGAACTACAATCAGATTTCTATCAACTAGCTCCTTTAGGTACTCTTTCGCAATCGTTGTCAAACTTTTGTTATCTATCGGTTTAAGAAATCCTTCAGAAACCCATAGCTCGACTATTGTCGAAGATCTTATCTCGCAGTCTTCTTTAAACACACCCATATACAGAAAACAAGGCTTCAGATAGGCAGGCAAATAATTATAGCTCAGTTTCAATATTCTAAAGCAATAATCATCATTCTCCGAATTCACTACTGAACTTAAGTTTTCTTCTATGTGCACCCAATATTCAAGTGTAAGTTTGGATTTTGCCATTAGACCCCCTATCACAGCAATCGCCAAAGGAAGTCCATTACACTTTTTCACAATTTTCTTTCCAATTTTTTCAAGTTGAGTAGGAACACTTTGTTCTCCAAAGATAGTGTTGGAGAATAAAATCCAACTACTAGCCTCGTCTAGAAATCCCATCTTAAAGACATTATAGGAATGAGTCAAGTGGAGAGCCAAGTTTGACATCCTAGTTGTGACTAGTATTCGACTACCATTACCACAATCAGGAAAGGAAGATTTCAACTTATCCCACACATCTATACTCCACATATCATCCAATATAATGAGATACCTCCTACCCCATAAACGTTTGTGTAATCCTACTACCAAATCTTTCTCATCCATACTGCCTCCTGCTCGAGAGAGAACTTCTCTAAGAGTTTCTACTATATTATAATCTTGGGAAATGGTAGTCCACACACAAATATCAAAATGCTCTTTAATAAGCTTTTGTTCAAACGCACCTTTTGCCAGAGTGGTTTTGCCGATTCCACCCATCCCTACGATAGGGATGATTTGGCGATTGGTGTTTCCATCAGTTAGCCTATCCAAGAGTTGAAGAAGCACATCATCAAACCCTACCATGATAGGGTTGTTCTCTGTGGAACTCCTGGATCTTAAACCACCATCATCAGAACCCATGTTTCTCTGGTGAACTACCTTCTCCCTCTTAATCCCAGCCACCTCTTTCTTGAGCAAATCAAGTTCTTCTATCACATTCTGCACATCCTCATAGAAGTGGATGCAACTGATTTGTTCATCACCACCATCCTCagatgctgctgctgctgctgctgcagaGAGCTGGATAGTGTCGATTATATATGACTCGATCACATCTTCGGTCGCTTGCGCTGCATCTACAATGCGCATCTCCAACGGATCTGCTTCGTCACTGTATGCATAAGGAGAGTTATAGCTTTCGAGAAATTCCTGCAAAAAGATAAGTTTTTCGGTGAGAGATTCAACTTGTTGTTTATCGAGAAAAATGGGAGGGGATGGATGAGTTTCAATATCATCTATGACTTTCATAAGAGAAATCAGAGCTGCATAAG is a window encoding:
- the LOC121772724 gene encoding putative late blight resistance protein homolog R1A-3 isoform X2, with amino-acid sequence MAAYAALISLMKVIDDIETHPSPPIFLDKQQVESLTEKLIFLQEFLESYNSPYAYSDEADPLEMRIVDAAQATEDVIESYIIDTIQLSAAAAAAASEDGGDEQISCIHFYEDVQNVIEELDLLKKEVAGIKREKVVHQRNMGSDDGGLRSRSSTENNPIMVGFDDVLLQLLDRLTDGNTNRQIIPIVGMGGIGKTTLAKDCEIRSSTIVELWVSEGFLKPIDNKSLTTIAKEYLKELVDRNLIVVQKVGLYGNVKFCKIHDLLRDLSMKEAQKQRFFYVLREQSPQGVISQHRIVNPGSTSKEKICDALDSMSHARSYVCRTLEFQELPNSRFLRTTLNAHDSPYALCRCSSEHVFHLVNTRYLAFEIDLKYVIPSINLLWNLHTLIIRCWDDFIAPIEIWKMHKLRHVNFPHWKLHLPDPVSIDNDIIIMENLEVLKGLEYFSLSEDVKRIPNIKKLKLKNNPELLERVNYLSYLQCLSKLESLDLRVSFHCNGKFQLKMSFPPSLTKLFLLLPLDFELEDILPAIGSLPLLQKLGLKHGRFRTGKWGTIEDQFPSLKSLTLTNCNGLENWTVLESFPHLQELHLEKFNKLKEIPSEIGEIPTLKSIRLRYCSESAVLSAKQILEEQEDLQGDQADLHVDVRVSAEDEALKKLASPNFEVTSDDAILKRMLRVREQHLQRSQQTTELPESEKPPTGNPAQRE
- the LOC121772724 gene encoding putative late blight resistance protein homolog R1A-3 isoform X1, with the translated sequence MAAYAALISLMKVIDDIETHPSPPIFLDKQQVESLTEKLIFLQEFLESYNSPYAYSDEADPLEMRIVDAAQATEDVIESYIIDTIQLSAAAAAAASEDGGDEQISCIHFYEDVQNVIEELDLLKKEVAGIKREKVVHQRNMGSDDGGLRSRSSTENNPIMVGFDDVLLQLLDRLTDGNTNRQIIPIVGMGGIGKTTLAKGAFEQKLIKEHFDICVWTTISQDYNIVETLREVLSRAGGSMDEKDLVVGLHKRLWGRRYLIILDDMWSIDVWDKLKSSFPDCGNGSRILVTTRMSNLALHLTHSYNVFKMGFLDEASSWILFSNTIFGEQSVPTQLEKIGKKIVKKCNGLPLAIAVIGGLMAKSKLTLEYWVHIEENLSSVVNSENDDYCFRILKLSYNYLPAYLKPCFLYMGVFKEDCEIRSSTIVELWVSEGFLKPIDNKSLTTIAKEYLKELVDRNLIVVQKVGLYGNVKFCKIHDLLRDLSMKEAQKQRFFYVLREQSPQGVISQHRIVNPGSTSKEKICDALDSMSHARSYVCRTLEFQELPNSRFLRTTLNAHDSPYALCRCSSEHVFHLVNTRYLAFEIDLKYVIPSINLLWNLHTLIIRCWDDFIAPIEIWKMHKLRHVNFPHWKLHLPDPVSIDNDIIIMENLEVLKGLEYFSLSEDVKRIPNIKKLKLKNNPELLERVNYLSYLQCLSKLESLDLRVSFHCNGKFQLKMSFPPSLTKLFLLLPLDFELEDILPAIGSLPLLQKLGLKHGRFRTGKWGTIEDQFPSLKSLTLTNCNGLENWTVLESFPHLQELHLEKFNKLKEIPSEIGEIPTLKSIRLRYCSESAVLSAKQILEEQEDLQGDQADLHVDVRVSAEDEALKKLASPNFEVTSDDAILKRMLRVREQHLQRSQQTTELPESEKPPTGNPAQRE
- the LOC121771276 gene encoding telomerase reverse transcriptase-like, which encodes MRESRQASSNLICVSHDKDTRLRGKGLRDLYNSIRLIGRGMYSFKGAGFRPRYDVERNDVTWLGLRAYRRVLLKKNSKHKSLLFFFLGPS